In Candidatus Methylomirabilota bacterium, the genomic stretch CTTGATCCCGGCCATGGCAGGGGGGGCCGTACCCTTCAACGAAGAGCAGGTCCGCCGGTACAGTCGTCACATCATCCTCCCTGAGGTGGGCGGGAAGGGGCAGCGCAAGCTCTTGAACAGTTCGGCGTTGCTCGTCGGGGCGGGCGGTCTGGGCTCCCCTGCGGCCCTCTATCTGGCCGCTGCCGGTGTCGGTCGCCTTGGCATTATTGATGCCGATGTGGTGGACCTGAGCAACCTGCAGCGACAGATTCTCCATCACATGGATGATGTGGGACGACCGAAGGTCGTCTCGGCGGTCGAGGCGATTGGTCAGATAAATCCCGACGTGAAGGTGGAGCCGATTCAAGCGGTCCTCTCCTCGGCGAACGCGAAGGAGGTCATCAGCCAGTATGACCTGGTGGTGAACGGCTGCGACAATTTTCCGACCCGATACCTGGTCAACGACGCCTGTGTACTCCTGAAGAAACCCCTCGTGGACGGGTCTATCTTCAAGTTCGAAGGCCAGGTGACGGTCTTTGTCCCCGGTCACGGCTGCTATCGCTGCCTATACCCCGCGCCCCCGCCACCAGGGCTGGTCCCAAGCTGTCAGGAGGCCGGTGTGCTTGGCGTGCTGTGCGGTATCGTCGGGAGTCTCCAGGCGATCGAAGCGATTAAACTGTTACTTGGGATCGGCGACTCCCTGGCCGGGCGACTCCTCTTCTTCGATTCGTTGGGAATGGAGTTTCGGCAGGTCAAGGTGCGGCGAGCCTCCGATTGCCCGGTTTGCGGAGACAATCCGACCATCACCGATCTGATCGATTACCACGAGTTTTGTGGAGTGCCAGGCGGTGATCACTGAGGCCGCGAACGGTGTAGCGATGGTCCGGATGATGGGCCTGGGCCTCATCACCGGGGTGGCGTTCGGGTACGCCCTGCAGCGCGGCCGCTTCTGTATGAACTCGACGTTCCGCGATATCCTGCTGGCACGGGATCTTACCCTGCTGCGGGCCTATCTCCTGGCTCTTTTGATTCAGATGGTCGGAGTCAGGGCGATGGCGGCGTTGGGTCTGTTC encodes the following:
- the moeB gene encoding molybdopterin-synthase adenylyltransferase MoeB is translated as MAGGAVPFNEEQVRRYSRHIILPEVGGKGQRKLLNSSALLVGAGGLGSPAALYLAAAGVGRLGIIDADVVDLSNLQRQILHHMDDVGRPKVVSAVEAIGQINPDVKVEPIQAVLSSANAKEVISQYDLVVNGCDNFPTRYLVNDACVLLKKPLVDGSIFKFEGQVTVFVPGHGCYRCLYPAPPPPGLVPSCQEAGVLGVLCGIVGSLQAIEAIKLLLGIGDSLAGRLLFFDSLGMEFRQVKVRRASDCPVCGDNPTITDLIDYHEFCGVPGGDH
- a CDS encoding YeeE/YedE family protein, translated to MITEAANGVAMVRMMGLGLITGVAFGYALQRGRFCMNSTFRDILLARDLTLLRAYLLALLIQMVGVRAMAALGLF